In Fusarium oxysporum f. sp. lycopersici 4287 chromosome 2, whole genome shotgun sequence, a genomic segment contains:
- a CDS encoding mitochondrial inner membrane protease subunit 2 codes for MALGSVWARLRGNGQPSLARSTALRLFGFATWIPVIAMFNLHVAELTFVDGASMYPLINDDKDSTLRRDVILNWKWSPQENLERGMVVTLRSPLHPETIAVKRVVALENDVIKTKAPHPLPTVRVPQGHVWVEGDGPPGSSLDSNTYGPVSRQLITGRVTHIVFPFRKFGALPWRDHQRPLME; via the exons ATGGCTCTCGGCTCAGTGTGGGCACGTCTGAGAGGCAACGGCCAACCCAGCTTGGCCAGGTCAACAGCTCTAAGACTCTTTGGATTCGCAACATGGATCCCAGTCATCGCCATGTTCAACCTGCACGTCGCAGAACTGACTTTTGTCGACGGCGCATCTATGTATCCGTTAATCAACGACGATAAAGACTCAACGTTGCGACGAGATGTGATTCTCAACTGGAAGTGGTCTCCTCAAGAGAATCTAGAGAGGGGCATGGTTGTGACATTACG GAGCCCGCTACATCCCGAGACAATCGCAGTCAAGCGCGTAGTGGCGCTAGAGAACGATGTGATCAAGACAAAAGCGCCTCATCCTCTGCCGACAGTGAGAGTTCCGCAGGGGCACGTGTGGGTTGAGGGTGATGGACCACCTGGATCAAGTCTGGATAGCAATACGTATGGACCGGTATCTAGGCAGTTGATTACAGGGCGGGTTACTCATATTGTGTTTCCCTTTCGCAAGTTTGGAGCTCTTCCATGGCGGGATCATCAGAGGCCATTGATGGAGTAG
- a CDS encoding mitochondrial inner membrane protease subunit 2 yields the protein MALGSVWARLRGNGQPSLARSTALRLFGFATWIPVIAMFNLHVAELTFVDGASMYPLINDDKDSTLRRDVILNWKWSPQENLERGMVVTLRYKRSPLHPETIAVKRVVALENDVIKTKAPHPLPTVRVPQGHVWVEGDGPPGSSLDSNTYGPVSRQLITGRVTHIVFPFRKFGALPWRDHQRPLME from the exons ATGGCTCTCGGCTCAGTGTGGGCACGTCTGAGAGGCAACGGCCAACCCAGCTTGGCCAGGTCAACAGCTCTAAGACTCTTTGGATTCGCAACATGGATCCCAGTCATCGCCATGTTCAACCTGCACGTCGCAGAACTGACTTTTGTCGACGGCGCATCTATGTATCCGTTAATCAACGACGATAAAGACTCAACGTTGCGACGAGATGTGATTCTCAACTGGAAGTGGTCTCCTCAAGAGAATCTAGAGAGGGGCATGGTTGTGACATTACG TTACAAAAGGAGCCCGCTACATCCCGAGACAATCGCAGTCAAGCGCGTAGTGGCGCTAGAGAACGATGTGATCAAGACAAAAGCGCCTCATCCTCTGCCGACAGTGAGAGTTCCGCAGGGGCACGTGTGGGTTGAGGGTGATGGACCACCTGGATCAAGTCTGGATAGCAATACGTATGGACCGGTATCTAGGCAGTTGATTACAGGGCGGGTTACTCATATTGTGTTTCCCTTTCGCAAGTTTGGAGCTCTTCCATGGCGGGATCATCAGAGGCCATTGATGGAGTAG